In a genomic window of Helianthus annuus cultivar XRQ/B chromosome 10, HanXRQr2.0-SUNRISE, whole genome shotgun sequence:
- the LOC110882499 gene encoding uncharacterized protein At4g06744 produces the protein MATVSTFSLIFIFITHFFTGNGDQVTHRETFEIVTYGGGGALPSPTPEDNHYCPPPLPPPCPPPPPPSCQPMSPPPPPPPPPPPPPPPPPPPPPPPPPPSPSCPEPTPPPPPASCPPPTMPPPPPPPPTPSPPPPSPPPPVLKKSPPPRTPSPPPLSPPPPSTKKITTTTITSTTSTKKSPPPPPPTPSPPPPSPPPPTPSRPRKPVFESKRLEIVYDVIQTFKKKVTHDPLGITNTWKGGDICNYKGFICDTVPDFKQKALAGVKFNNFNFNGPNLTLNEFLIGLPDIVFFHANSNNFTGTIPSDIKNLRYFYELDLSNNNFSGRFPYEVLGANKLLFLDLRFNTFAGTVPAQVFGLNLDLLFINNNNFIQTLPYNLGKTTALYLTLANNKFVGGIPPSIGQASNTLLEVLFLNNQLTGCLPYQIGYLKKATVFDVGFNMLHGPIPHSFQCLMKMELLNLAYNKFSGVVPEEVCSLPNLSNFTLSYNYFTQVGPQCRKLIHSGILDMTKNCVIDLNNQRTDDECEEFFSRNHYVCPNEKFLTTHAPCNEGLSGAQVKSSNIQGRVPAPVQAPRRGSYGALSPH, from the exons ATGGCCACAGTCAGTACATTCTcactcatcttcatcttcattacTCATTTCTTCACCGGCAATGGGGATCAAGTTACCCATAGAGAAACATTCGAGATAGTCActtacggtggtggtggtgcattGCCATCCCCAACACCGGAAGATAATCATTATTGTCCCCCTCCACTTCCCCCTCCTTGCCCACCTCCCCCTCCTCCATCGTGCCAACCAAtgtctccaccaccaccaccgccacctcccccaccaccaccaccgccaccacctcccccaccaccaccgccaccacctcccCCATCCCCATCGTGCCCggaaccaacaccaccaccacctcccgcATCATGCCCACCACCAACcatgccaccaccaccaccaccaccaccaaccccatcaccaccaccaccatcacctccaccaccaGTACTAAAAAAATCACCACCACCACGAaccccatcaccaccaccactatcaccaccaccacca AGTACCAAAaaaatcaccaccaccaccatcacctccaccaccaGTACCAAAAaatcaccaccacctccaccaccaaccccatcgccaccaccaccatcacctccaccaccaACACCGTCGAGGCCACGAAAACCAGTTTTCGAGAGCAAGCGGCTAGAGATAGTCTACGACGTAATTCAAACCTTTAAAAAGAAAGTGACACACGACCCCTTAGGAATAACAAACACATGGAAAGGGGGAGATATTTGCAATTACAAAGGGTTCATATGCGACACCGTACCCGATTTCAAACAAAAAGCCCTTGCCGGCGTCAAGTTCAACAACTTTAACTTCAACGGCCCAAATCTTACCCTCAACGAATTCCTCATCGGCTTACCGGACATTGTTTTCTTCCATGCAAACTCCAACAACTTCACCGGCACCATACCTTCTGACATCAAAAACCTACGCTACTTCTACGAGCTCGACCTCAGTAACAACAATTTCTCAGGTAGATTCCCATACGAAGTCCTCGGAGCCAACAAGTTACTCTTTCTCGACCTCAGGTTCAACACATTCGCTGGCACAGTTCCTGCACAAGTCTTCGGTCTCAACCTCGATTTGCTCTTCATCAACAACAATAATTTCATCCAAACCCTCCCCTACAATCTTGGTAAAACGACGGCGCTTTACCTAACCCTAGCTAACAACAAATTTGTGGGTGGGATTCCTCCGAGCATTGGTCAAGCTTCCAATACCCTACTCGAGGTTCTTTTCTTAAACAACCAGTTAACCGGTTGTTTACCATACCAGATCGGATATTTGAAGAAGGCCACTGTGTTCGACGTCGGATTTAATATGTTGCATGGCCCGATTCCACACTCGTTTCAGTGTTTAATGAAAATGGAGCTTTTGAACTTGGCATATAATAAGTTCTCAGGTGTGGTGCCGGAGGAGGTGTGCAGCCTTCCGAATCTGTCGAATTTTACGCTTTCCTATAATTATTTCACTCAGGTTGGTCCACAGTGTCGAAAGCTAATCCATAGCGGGATACTTGACATGACAAAGAACTGCGTTATAGATCTTAACAACCAGAGAACAGATGACGAATGTGAGGAATTCTTCTCGAGAAATCATTATGTATGTCCAAACGAAAAGTTTCTCACAACTCATGCACCTTGCAACGAAGGGTTGTCGGGTGCTCAAGTTAAGTCGTCGAATATTCAAGGGAGAGTGCCGGCGCCGGTGCAGGCTCCACGAAGGGGAAGTTATGGAGCTCTTTCGCCGCATTAA